In one Geotoga petraea genomic region, the following are encoded:
- a CDS encoding OmpA/MotB family protein — MAKKKKPEKDKSGDWMTTFSDLNSLLMTFFVALFSMATISPGKFQQAAMSFNNAFNGAPPGVLVGGKSMSEEPLITSNPGIKRDLLKIVEDKNFKGKITIEETDRGTIVSLSDMAFFRVGSAELTREAKELLYQIGIIIVEHTTNPIEIYGYTDDLQMTENNIYPSNWHLGAARAASVANFFTQELKERRTLERIGEVRNGTFDINYFYDEDRFYPISLGEREILNEIEILQNEVDSRRAIKSQEFQQGEITAEEFAQSKEEINNYYERELQNIRESYRKIDLLILRQRIR; from the coding sequence ATGGCTAAAAAGAAAAAACCTGAAAAAGATAAATCTGGGGATTGGATGACCACTTTTTCTGACCTGAACTCATTATTGATGACTTTTTTTGTTGCACTTTTTTCCATGGCTACAATTTCTCCAGGAAAATTTCAACAAGCAGCAATGAGCTTTAATAATGCCTTTAACGGTGCTCCACCAGGCGTTCTGGTTGGTGGTAAATCTATGTCAGAAGAGCCATTGATTACATCTAACCCTGGGATTAAAAGAGACTTATTAAAGATAGTCGAAGACAAAAATTTCAAAGGTAAAATTACAATTGAAGAAACTGATAGAGGAACTATAGTTTCATTAAGTGACATGGCATTTTTTAGGGTAGGCAGTGCTGAATTAACAAGGGAAGCAAAAGAATTACTCTATCAAATTGGAATAATTATTGTGGAACATACTACAAACCCAATTGAAATTTATGGTTATACTGATGATCTTCAAATGACAGAAAACAATATATATCCATCTAATTGGCATTTGGGGGCAGCAAGAGCTGCAAGTGTAGCTAATTTTTTCACACAAGAGCTTAAAGAAAGAAGGACATTAGAAAGAATTGGCGAAGTTCGTAATGGGACTTTTGATATAAATTATTTTTACGATGAAGATAGATTTTATCCTATTTCTTTGGGAGAAAGAGAAATTCTAAATGAAATTGAGATTTTACAAAATGAAGTCGATTCAAGAAGAGCTATTAAATCTCAAGAATTTCAACAGGGAGAAATAACTGCCGAAGAGTTCGCACAGTCAAAAGAAGAAATAAATAATTATTATGAAAGAGAATTACAAAATATAAGAGAATCTTACAGAAAAATTGACTTATTAATTCTTAGACAAAGAATTAGATAG
- the serS gene encoding serine--tRNA ligase has protein sequence MLDIKFVRNNIEKVKKALENRNNDTKILDELIKLDEEKRNIMQKVQELRAERNSISKNIAKLKSDGKHEEADEIIKRGKVIADEIKELDNQLKKIEADYEMKLLYIPNIPAQEVPFGKDETENQEIKKWGEPRNFNFKPKPHWDIGTDLDVLDFDRGAKLSGSRFTVIKNDLAKLARSIKNFMLDLHTEENGYIEINPPHLVTRETITATGQLPKFEEDLYNTQPDDMFLIPTAEVVLVGLHKDEVLERNDLPLKYVAYTPCYRREAGSYGRDVRGIIRQHQFDKVELVWHVRPEESEKALEDLTKDAEKVLQLLGLPYRIVSLCTGDLGFAAKKTYDLEVWLPSYNDYKEISSCSNTGDFQARRANIRFRDEKNKMQFVHTLNGSGLAVGRTLVAIMENYQMEDGRIRVPEKLIPYMGKEIIG, from the coding sequence ATGTTAGATATAAAATTTGTTAGAAATAATATAGAAAAAGTAAAAAAAGCACTTGAAAACAGAAACAACGACACAAAAATATTAGATGAATTAATAAAATTAGATGAAGAAAAAAGAAATATTATGCAAAAAGTGCAAGAACTAAGAGCGGAAAGAAACAGTATATCAAAAAATATAGCAAAACTAAAATCTGATGGGAAACACGAAGAAGCAGATGAAATTATAAAAAGAGGGAAAGTCATAGCTGATGAAATAAAAGAGCTTGACAACCAACTTAAAAAAATAGAAGCTGACTATGAAATGAAACTGTTATATATACCAAATATACCAGCACAAGAAGTTCCTTTTGGAAAAGACGAAACAGAAAATCAAGAAATTAAAAAATGGGGAGAACCAAGAAACTTTAATTTTAAACCAAAACCTCATTGGGATATCGGAACAGATTTAGACGTGCTTGATTTTGACAGAGGAGCAAAATTATCTGGATCAAGATTCACAGTCATAAAAAATGACCTTGCAAAATTAGCAAGATCTATAAAAAACTTCATGTTAGACTTACACACAGAGGAAAACGGTTATATAGAAATCAATCCACCCCATCTTGTAACAAGAGAAACTATAACTGCTACGGGTCAGTTACCTAAATTTGAAGAAGATCTTTATAATACCCAACCAGATGATATGTTTTTAATACCAACAGCAGAAGTAGTGCTGGTTGGATTGCATAAGGACGAAGTTTTAGAAAGAAATGACTTACCTTTAAAATATGTTGCTTATACACCGTGTTATAGAAGAGAAGCAGGTAGTTACGGTAGGGATGTAAGAGGTATAATAAGACAGCATCAATTTGACAAAGTCGAATTAGTATGGCATGTTAGACCTGAAGAATCTGAAAAAGCTTTAGAAGATCTGACTAAGGATGCAGAAAAAGTCTTACAATTATTGGGGTTACCCTATAGAATTGTTAGTTTATGCACAGGGGATCTTGGCTTTGCTGCAAAGAAAACTTATGATTTAGAAGTATGGTTACCTTCTTATAATGATTATAAAGAAATATCCTCTTGCTCAAATACAGGCGATTTTCAAGCAAGAAGAGCAAATATAAGATTTAGAGACGAAAAAAACAAAATGCAATTTGTTCACACCCTTAATGGATCAGGCTTAGCCGTTGGTAGGACACTTGTTGCCATTATGGAAAATTACCAAATGGAAGATGGAAGAATAAGGGTTCCAGAAAAGTTAATTCCATATATGGGTAAGGAGATAATAGGTTAA
- a CDS encoding flagellar FlbD family protein, producing MITVNKLNGNEFVINCEQIEKIENHPDTTITMMNGHVYIVKQSIEDIQRLVIEYKRSFFNVPAKRGE from the coding sequence ATGATAACCGTAAACAAACTAAATGGAAATGAATTTGTTATAAACTGTGAGCAGATAGAAAAAATTGAAAATCACCCAGATACTACAATAACTATGATGAATGGCCATGTGTATATTGTTAAACAATCTATTGAAGATATACAAAGATTAGTGATAGAATATAAAAGAAGCTTTTTTAATGTACCAGCTAAAAGAGGTGAGTAA
- a CDS encoding motility protein A, producing the protein MDISSIIGLVLAIAAIALGVGSNLGDIIDVTSIFITVVGSIGATFIAHDSSRSFKMFNTIISAIRLPKVDNIGTLRTLYSFAEKARRDGMIALEEDIQTVEDEYMQDGLRAAVDGTDPEEIRKILEIKMEMSEEDQERNVAVLDTWGAIAPAFGMIGTLIGLVLLLKTLNDPTTIGPKMSIALITTLYGALIANILAIPPAEKLKRRIANDLNQKRMTLEGILSIVQGENPRLMEEKLKAFLTDSEREQYEKEKGQA; encoded by the coding sequence GTGGATATTTCAAGTATAATCGGATTAGTTTTAGCAATAGCTGCTATTGCGCTTGGAGTAGGTTCTAATTTGGGAGACATAATTGATGTTACTTCTATATTTATAACTGTAGTGGGTTCTATAGGAGCAACATTTATAGCCCATGATAGTAGTAGATCTTTTAAAATGTTCAACACTATTATAAGTGCCATAAGATTGCCTAAAGTTGATAATATTGGCACACTGAGAACCTTGTATTCATTTGCTGAAAAAGCAAGAAGAGATGGCATGATAGCTCTTGAAGAGGATATTCAAACAGTAGAAGATGAATATATGCAAGATGGTTTGAGAGCCGCAGTTGATGGGACAGATCCAGAAGAAATCAGAAAAATACTGGAAATAAAAATGGAGATGTCTGAAGAAGATCAAGAAAGAAATGTAGCAGTTCTCGACACATGGGGAGCAATAGCACCAGCTTTTGGTATGATCGGAACATTGATAGGGTTAGTTTTACTTTTAAAAACTTTAAACGATCCAACTACCATAGGGCCTAAAATGTCAATAGCACTTATTACAACATTATACGGTGCTTTAATAGCTAATATTTTAGCTATTCCTCCAGCAGAAAAACTAAAGCGAAGAATAGCAAATGATTTGAATCAAAAAAGGATGACTTTAGAAGGAATATTATCTATTGTTCAAGGTGAAAATCCAAGATTAATGGAAGAAAAACTAAAAGCGTTTTTGACAGATTCAGAAAGAGAACAGTACGAAAAAGAAAAAGGTCAAGCCTAA
- a CDS encoding patatin-like phospholipase family protein, with translation MKIHMGGTLEGLYWNSGVLDNLISNNIDLEIYTTGASSLIGVFYSIYKKNFFAKLKAFINDKNNPLQNLMNYPDMYKSRYLQATTLFRIGRSREALYKHEELKDYLEENFNGSTISEIDDNIHFELFNISSEKTEFVDKSIKIVDMLIAQFSYPPFYKYYEINEQKYIPTSYLSFIPWNELENSFVINFDYKIEFPRPKNGLEILLNASYNRTKKLFKLLTKDNKVLLPDNISNDPFMINCFFKGQKDSEKILRDKYE, from the coding sequence ATGAAAATACATATGGGAGGAACTTTAGAAGGTTTATATTGGAATTCTGGAGTTTTAGACAATTTAATAAGCAATAATATCGATTTAGAAATATACACCACGGGTGCATCATCATTGATAGGAGTTTTTTACTCAATTTATAAAAAGAATTTTTTTGCTAAACTAAAGGCATTTATAAATGATAAAAACAATCCTCTTCAAAATCTTATGAATTATCCTGATATGTATAAAAGCCGATATTTACAAGCTACCACTTTGTTCAGAATTGGTAGAAGTAGAGAAGCGTTATACAAACATGAAGAATTAAAAGATTATTTAGAAGAAAATTTTAACGGGTCAACAATAAGCGAAATTGATGATAATATTCATTTCGAGCTTTTTAACATAAGTAGCGAAAAAACAGAATTTGTTGACAAAAGCATAAAAATAGTTGATATGTTAATAGCCCAATTCTCTTATCCACCGTTTTACAAATACTATGAAATCAATGAACAAAAATACATACCAACATCATACTTATCCTTTATCCCTTGGAATGAACTGGAAAATTCTTTTGTAATAAATTTTGATTATAAAATAGAATTTCCAAGGCCAAAAAATGGATTAGAAATATTGCTAAATGCTTCTTATAATAGAACCAAAAAACTCTTTAAACTATTAACAAAAGACAACAAAGTACTTTTGCCTGATAATATTTCTAATGACCCTTTTATGATTAACTGTTTCTTCAAAGGTCAAAAAGACTCAGAAAAAATATTGAGGGATAAATATGAATAA
- a CDS encoding flagellar basal body-associated FliL family protein, giving the protein MADENVNLPDEEEKKGPSLLMILIITIVVTLIVAAGTSFLIINFLGSNTGSTGSTENPGQSLNSPIIATVEIVREGARYPIMLKGGNDIAVIDALTLKAGSDEARNAIGSNRIEVLEAIRMIFLNKTRAEVSTLQGIELLKKQIRDSINEILGFTGERENQGVLKVNIVILTISSTE; this is encoded by the coding sequence ATGGCTGATGAAAATGTAAATTTACCAGATGAAGAGGAGAAAAAAGGCCCAAGTTTACTTATGATATTGATAATAACTATCGTTGTGACTTTAATAGTTGCAGCTGGGACCTCTTTTTTAATTATTAATTTTTTGGGATCTAATACAGGTTCTACAGGCTCGACAGAAAATCCTGGTCAATCACTAAATTCTCCTATTATAGCAACTGTTGAAATAGTAAGAGAAGGTGCAAGATACCCTATAATGTTAAAGGGTGGGAACGACATAGCTGTAATTGATGCTTTAACTTTAAAAGCAGGAAGTGATGAAGCAAGAAATGCAATAGGAAGCAATAGAATAGAGGTATTAGAAGCAATAAGAATGATTTTTTTAAATAAGACAAGAGCTGAAGTTTCAACATTACAGGGAATAGAACTTTTAAAAAAACAGATAAGAGATTCGATAAATGAAATATTAGGGTTTACTGGGGAAAGAGAAAACCAAGGTGTTTTAAAAGTTAATATTGTGATATTAACTATTAGCTCTACAGAATGA
- a CDS encoding flagellar hook-basal body complex protein, whose protein sequence is MLRAMYSGITGLRNFQTQMDIVGNNIANVNTVGFKSSRVTFQTTLLQTIKSGKRPDGQLGGTNPMAIGLGSQVASIDKIMGQGSFQNTGKKTDLAIQGDGFFVLSDGEGQFYTRAGNFTLDTSGNLVDPSSGMKLQGWSSKLTSDGQRYVNTNDPIGDIQVSTGQVMPAKQTSFIKMAHNINADVGIQETTLVTKTGIGTNLPVNFSFSRNMNGDYRDKIVYNFTANLEDLSGRYSFMQEQNTGGISQSNSLNGMVELDESGNVLNWITYDDSGAAATNDKLSIYDIKGNLTDPTTGSEPSLSTNTGAGTPASFSGSLKITKADGTEAFYQPDDIQIDWNGTTMELILDIDGTTDVGNDETFTITPASGSIADINSALSAGISSVSGDYSLSGLSIAGSSGADTLDNFTYDATTPLVSTKEIIQPPSGGSIRFTDLQNPSNFAIAEYESPTVSTSSLVYDSLGKAYNVYTKFTKLDNNTWHWKAELDDGTPLKFLAQDGTRDDTRQAEGVIAFDGNGGIAATDWRLRSDGTIDTSSTDNDNGAAGFWFDPAETGAALNPSSDPASVAGAGPVQIEIDFNDITQFSSNHSITVTEQDGNAEGTLESFAINEVGEIVGTFTNGTSDTLGKVGMATFNNPQGLMETGNSMYVQSSNSGLAQIGVAGVGGRGTLIPGALEMSNVDLAEEFTNMIIAQRSFQATSRIITTSDQILQELVNIKR, encoded by the coding sequence ATGTTAAGAGCAATGTACTCCGGTATTACTGGATTAAGAAACTTTCAAACTCAAATGGATATAGTAGGAAATAATATAGCAAATGTTAATACTGTAGGCTTCAAATCATCAAGAGTCACTTTTCAAACAACTCTTTTACAAACTATAAAGTCAGGTAAAAGACCAGATGGCCAATTAGGTGGAACAAACCCTATGGCAATAGGTTTAGGATCACAAGTTGCTTCGATTGATAAAATAATGGGGCAGGGTTCTTTTCAGAACACTGGGAAAAAAACTGACCTTGCAATACAAGGTGATGGATTTTTTGTGTTATCAGATGGGGAAGGGCAGTTTTACACAAGAGCAGGGAACTTTACACTTGATACATCTGGTAATTTAGTGGATCCAAGCTCTGGTATGAAACTCCAAGGATGGAGTTCAAAATTAACTTCTGATGGTCAAAGATATGTTAATACTAACGATCCTATAGGAGACATTCAAGTTTCAACAGGACAAGTTATGCCTGCAAAACAAACTTCTTTTATAAAAATGGCCCATAACATAAATGCCGATGTAGGCATTCAAGAAACTACTTTGGTAACAAAAACAGGAATAGGAACAAATCTTCCTGTGAATTTTTCTTTTAGCAGAAACATGAATGGTGATTATAGAGATAAAATAGTTTATAATTTTACAGCAAATTTAGAAGATTTATCAGGTAGATATTCTTTTATGCAAGAACAAAATACAGGTGGAATATCACAATCAAATTCTTTAAATGGAATGGTTGAATTAGACGAATCTGGAAATGTACTAAATTGGATAACTTATGATGATTCTGGAGCAGCAGCCACAAATGACAAACTATCTATTTATGATATAAAAGGTAATTTAACAGATCCAACAACTGGTTCTGAACCATCCTTAAGTACAAACACAGGAGCAGGAACTCCAGCTTCTTTTTCAGGAAGTCTAAAAATCACCAAGGCAGATGGAACTGAGGCTTTTTATCAACCCGATGATATACAAATTGATTGGAATGGAACAACAATGGAGCTAATATTAGATATTGATGGTACTACAGATGTTGGTAATGATGAAACCTTCACTATAACACCAGCTTCGGGTAGTATTGCGGATATCAACAGTGCTTTGTCTGCTGGGATATCTTCTGTTTCAGGTGACTATTCACTCTCTGGGTTAAGTATAGCTGGATCTAGTGGTGCAGACACTCTAGATAACTTTACTTATGATGCAACAACACCTTTAGTTTCAACTAAAGAAATAATACAACCACCAAGTGGTGGATCAATAAGATTTACAGATTTACAAAATCCTTCTAATTTTGCTATAGCAGAATACGAAAGCCCAACTGTTTCAACATCGTCATTAGTTTACGATTCGTTGGGTAAAGCTTACAATGTATATACAAAGTTCACCAAATTAGACAACAATACTTGGCATTGGAAAGCTGAATTAGATGATGGGACACCATTAAAATTTTTAGCACAAGATGGAACAAGAGACGACACAAGACAAGCAGAAGGAGTAATAGCATTTGACGGAAACGGTGGAATTGCTGCAACTGATTGGAGACTAAGAAGTGACGGAACAATAGATACAAGTTCAACAGACAATGATAATGGTGCAGCTGGTTTTTGGTTTGATCCTGCAGAGACAGGAGCTGCTTTAAACCCAAGTTCTGATCCAGCTTCAGTAGCTGGGGCGGGTCCTGTACAGATAGAAATAGATTTCAACGATATAACACAATTCTCATCTAACCACTCTATTACTGTAACAGAACAAGATGGAAATGCAGAAGGAACTCTTGAATCTTTTGCAATAAACGAAGTTGGAGAAATTGTAGGAACTTTTACAAATGGTACTTCAGATACTCTGGGTAAAGTTGGAATGGCAACTTTTAACAACCCACAAGGACTTATGGAAACAGGAAATTCTATGTATGTTCAAAGCTCAAACAGTGGACTCGCTCAGATTGGAGTTGCAGGTGTAGGAGGAAGAGGAACGCTTATTCCAGGAGCGCTTGAAATGTCTAATGTGGACCTTGCAGAAGAATTTACTAATATGATAATAGCACAAAGAAGTTTCCAAGCTACTTCAAGAATTATAACAACGTCTGATCAAATTCTTCAAGAACTTGTAAATATAAAAAGATAA
- a CDS encoding MotE family protein — protein sequence MAEKKEKKKKSSLKTIFTFFIVGLVIGVVLLSVGYIVFEFNRISYYNLDLRNDWRSYLAYLTKDIPYLNDFIDYEYLEIGNPLENQKSLLEARLESLDNMKDQIEKNKAELDDIQSQIVQSSEKLIAKQQELEQLEKEYQEKITEYNDYQNRIEKLASWLNSSTPQQIANALIRDEVSVELIVDSFYVMESKTVAQILQALANLNPEKAAKIIATLGNRGG from the coding sequence ATGGCTGAAAAAAAAGAAAAAAAGAAGAAATCTTCTCTAAAAACAATATTCACTTTTTTTATAGTGGGATTGGTTATAGGTGTTGTACTATTAAGTGTGGGGTATATTGTTTTTGAATTTAACAGAATTTCCTATTATAACTTAGATTTAAGAAATGATTGGAGAAGTTATTTAGCGTATTTGACAAAAGATATACCTTATCTAAATGATTTTATTGATTACGAATATTTAGAAATAGGGAATCCTCTTGAAAATCAAAAATCTTTGTTAGAAGCAAGGTTGGAGTCATTGGACAACATGAAAGATCAAATAGAAAAGAACAAAGCTGAATTAGATGATATTCAATCTCAAATTGTTCAAAGTTCAGAAAAACTAATAGCTAAACAACAAGAGTTAGAACAACTGGAAAAAGAATACCAAGAAAAAATAACAGAGTATAATGATTATCAAAATAGGATAGAAAAATTAGCTTCTTGGCTCAATTCTTCAACTCCACAACAAATAGCAAATGCTTTAATAAGAGACGAAGTTAGTGTCGAACTCATTGTTGATTCTTTTTATGTAATGGAGTCAAAGACTGTTGCACAAATATTACAAGCTTTGGCTAATTTAAATCCTGAAAAGGCAGCAAAAATTATTGCTACTCTTGGCAATAGGGGAGGATAA
- a CDS encoding flagellar hook assembly protein FlgD yields the protein MFNGITPSHIYESTFNAQNDREIKKELDKDAFLQLLVTELKYQDPTSPMDNKEFISQMSQLSSTEQIMNMSKSFQNMIDSQMSLQKLNAAGLVGKNVVVKNNSINLQNGVSEGIIYSLEEQASISLEIYDANDKIVYSEQLGGKEAGVHSFAWNGRNNNGVAQQDGEYIYKLYKNVDGERVEIGGLDGGTVDSVQFLNNEFFVLVNGERYPISAVQEISEAIDTGNQNNNNENI from the coding sequence ATGTTTAATGGAATAACACCTTCTCACATTTATGAATCTACATTCAATGCTCAAAATGATAGAGAGATTAAAAAAGAATTAGATAAAGATGCTTTTCTACAGTTGTTAGTTACAGAACTAAAATATCAAGATCCAACTTCTCCAATGGATAACAAGGAGTTTATTTCTCAGATGTCTCAGTTATCCTCAACAGAACAAATAATGAATATGAGTAAATCTTTTCAGAATATGATAGATTCTCAAATGTCTTTACAAAAATTAAATGCTGCAGGACTTGTTGGTAAAAATGTAGTGGTTAAAAATAATTCAATTAATTTACAAAATGGAGTATCCGAAGGAATTATTTATAGTTTAGAAGAACAAGCTTCAATAAGCTTAGAAATTTACGACGCGAACGATAAAATAGTTTATTCAGAACAATTAGGAGGCAAAGAAGCTGGAGTCCATTCTTTTGCTTGGAATGGAAGAAACAATAATGGTGTTGCCCAACAGGATGGAGAATACATTTATAAACTTTATAAAAATGTTGATGGCGAGAGAGTAGAAATAGGTGGTTTGGATGGAGGAACGGTTGATTCAGTTCAATTTTTGAATAACGAATTCTTTGTCCTTGTGAACGGCGAAAGATATCCTATTTCAGCTGTACAAGAAATATCAGAAGCAATTGATACAGGTAATCAAAATAATAATAATGAAAATATTTAG
- a CDS encoding 16S rRNA (uracil(1498)-N(3))-methyltransferase, giving the protein MPNFFFGDKKDDKIILEKEETTHLKVIKKNIGDYVEAITGDGYFYRTKVIEINKKNSILSIVEKNKSKKEYFPKIHLILGMSKWDRMRLIIEKAVELRVQSVSVFKGQKSNQNYKSVEKFEKIIIETLKQTGFPKIPNFNFVDLYDTKKKNTLVLDFEQNIDFKTAIESIKDQVNILIGPDLGFSKNEKEFFKENKFDIVSPGDTIMRFETAAIYTLSTINFIKNRL; this is encoded by the coding sequence ATGCCAAATTTCTTCTTTGGAGATAAGAAAGATGATAAGATCATATTAGAAAAAGAAGAGACAACACATTTAAAAGTGATCAAAAAAAACATTGGTGATTATGTTGAAGCAATTACTGGGGATGGATACTTTTATAGAACAAAAGTTATAGAAATAAATAAAAAAAATTCAATTCTATCAATAGTTGAAAAAAACAAAAGCAAAAAAGAGTATTTTCCAAAAATACATTTGATCTTAGGTATGAGTAAATGGGACAGAATGAGATTAATAATAGAAAAAGCAGTTGAACTAAGAGTACAAAGTGTCTCAGTTTTTAAAGGTCAAAAATCTAATCAAAACTATAAAAGTGTTGAAAAATTTGAGAAAATTATAATTGAGACTTTGAAACAAACTGGATTTCCTAAAATTCCTAATTTTAATTTTGTAGACCTATATGATACAAAAAAAAAGAACACTTTAGTTTTAGATTTTGAACAAAATATCGACTTTAAAACTGCTATTGAATCTATAAAAGATCAAGTTAATATACTAATAGGACCAGATTTAGGATTTTCTAAAAACGAAAAAGAATTTTTTAAAGAGAACAAATTTGATATAGTATCTCCTGGTGATACCATTATGAGATTTGAAACGGCGGCAATATATACATTAAGCACAATAAACTTTATAAAAAATAGGTTATAA
- a CDS encoding flagellar hook-length control protein FliK, giving the protein MKASSIIENVINIKSNISKVNKNSDNNFESYINSGPNNQNRVNDKVDSEVKTENLSENKTLFKKIENIKPNKAEEKKGEEILSEKLPKKIEQIINFIGSHKVKDVSPEKVVELKELLQSLLSKIKELKSENKTDTKEEVINILKEINSKLRELFPEKDIKINLVNFKDNFVIDIDSKDKSILIQVDDEKLKVFKYKNIEKPENKNQLYKDKIPEILNINEEKTKDSKENIIETGNNSKEKQILLSLIHEEKIKSNNSSDKTLTTNDETKVSKETINNKTLLSIKDLIDRFLKQQHTAKTNKKNNDSKIKLSQMLINKNNFLKISKNISYFDLTSRLKTNTKNKIDKNVTKDGMEKATNKNTILSNDLNYNPIEKVENKEARKDYAKKKGNEKIEKTNSIENPNKNVKNNTTQENRTSKKQNIEISTVSNNKTNNPNSSLTINKTTFNQPINLREFNAQITDIINQKSTENTFREIVTIKINPPNLGNVDVEIMKNGKAISISVITENESAKNFISRTIQSLIGSLRDQGFNPVNVKVETPPEPDLMDTEKQDDQKNKQEQQKEEKDEDKEFENILRGEENV; this is encoded by the coding sequence ATGAAGGCAAGTTCAATTATTGAGAACGTTATTAACATAAAAAGTAATATATCAAAAGTTAACAAAAATTCTGATAATAATTTTGAAAGTTATATAAACTCTGGACCAAATAATCAAAATAGAGTCAATGATAAAGTAGATTCAGAGGTAAAAACAGAAAATCTTTCTGAAAATAAAACTCTTTTCAAAAAGATTGAGAATATTAAACCAAACAAAGCAGAAGAAAAGAAGGGTGAAGAGATTTTATCAGAAAAACTACCAAAAAAGATTGAACAGATAATAAACTTTATTGGTTCACATAAAGTTAAGGATGTATCTCCAGAAAAAGTAGTTGAACTAAAAGAACTTTTACAAAGTTTGTTATCAAAAATAAAAGAATTAAAATCAGAAAACAAAACTGATACAAAAGAAGAGGTAATAAATATTTTAAAAGAAATAAATTCAAAACTAAGAGAATTGTTTCCTGAGAAAGATATAAAGATAAACCTTGTAAATTTCAAAGATAATTTTGTAATTGATATAGATTCAAAAGACAAAAGTATTTTAATACAGGTAGATGATGAAAAATTAAAAGTTTTTAAATACAAAAATATTGAAAAACCTGAAAATAAAAATCAATTATACAAAGATAAAATTCCAGAAATATTGAATATTAATGAAGAAAAAACTAAAGATTCAAAAGAAAATATTATTGAAACTGGCAACAACTCTAAAGAAAAGCAAATATTACTATCCTTAATCCATGAAGAAAAAATAAAATCAAATAATTCATCAGATAAAACATTAACAACTAACGATGAAACTAAAGTATCCAAAGAAACTATAAACAATAAAACCTTATTAAGTATAAAAGACCTTATTGATAGATTTTTAAAGCAGCAGCATACAGCCAAAACAAATAAAAAAAACAACGATTCAAAAATAAAATTATCTCAAATGCTGATTAATAAAAACAACTTTTTGAAAATATCTAAAAACATATCTTACTTTGATTTAACCAGTAGATTAAAAACAAACACGAAAAATAAAATCGATAAAAATGTTACAAAAGATGGAATGGAAAAGGCCACGAATAAAAACACAATATTATCAAATGATTTAAATTACAATCCAATAGAAAAAGTTGAAAATAAAGAAGCAAGAAAAGATTATGCCAAAAAAAAAGGTAATGAAAAGATTGAAAAAACAAATTCCATAGAAAATCCAAATAAAAACGTTAAAAATAATACAACTCAAGAAAACAGAACTTCTAAAAAACAAAATATTGAAATTAGCACGGTTTCTAATAATAAAACAAATAACCCGAACAGTAGCTTAACAATAAACAAAACTACATTTAATCAGCCCATTAATTTAAGAGAATTCAACGCTCAAATCACAGACATAATAAATCAAAAATCTACTGAAAATACTTTTAGAGAAATTGTAACTATAAAAATCAATCCACCAAATTTAGGAAATGTAGATGTAGAAATAATGAAAAATGGTAAAGCTATCAGTATAAGTGTAATAACTGAAAATGAAAGTGCTAAAAACTTTATTAGTAGAACAATACAGTCATTAATAGGCTCATTGAGAGATCAAGGTTTCAACCCAGTAAATGTAAAAGTTGAAACGCCTCCAGAACCAGATTTAATGGATACAGAAAAACAAGATGATCAAAAAAACAAACAAGAACAACAAAAAGAAGAGAAAGATGAAGATAAAGAATTCGAAAATATTTTAAGAGGTGAAGAAAATGTTTAA